A genomic stretch from Spiroplasma endosymbiont of Clivina fossor includes:
- a CDS encoding nitroreductase family protein, whose product MNKFDILKEILLAHHSWREYDSQKINEQDINEILEVARHSPSAFGSEPWHLIVVSNNKVQQELHPFNMKTKTSP is encoded by the coding sequence ATGAATAAATTTGATATTCTAAAAGAAATCCTCTTAGCACATCATTCTTGACGAGAATATGATTCCCAAAAAATTAATGAACAAGATATTAATGAAATCTTAGAAGTAGCCCGTCATTCACCATCAGCATTTGGATCAGAACCATGACATCTTATCGTTGTTAGTAATAACAAAGTACAACAAGAATTACATCCTTTCAATATGAAAACAAAAACAAGTCCTTAA
- the rpoC gene encoding DNA-directed RNA polymerase subunit beta', translating to MFNDHKNFKEIKISLASPEDIRSWSYGEVTKPETINYKSLKPEKDGLFDQRIFGPIKNYECECGKYKKENNRGKICERCGVQLTESIVRRKRMGHIELEDPVSHIWMLKASPSQIALALNMRTKDLEEVIYFVSYIVLDAGDAKNLRDKMVLDLGNAKTSQETRERLIKTLENIKKDLTVESIAFERAQGMIEDLKTTNIPFSMDECAQFINRYTNAKFGIGAEAIEHLLKNLDLKEEIKKIKRKIQGKKSQTDKLKLMRSLKTLNDFLRSGNKPEWMILHAIPVLPPDIRPIIQLDGGRFTASELNDLYRKIIIRNERLKRVKQMGAPSIIINNEKRMLQEAVDALIDNDRKARPVTGRDKRPLKSLTAILKGKQGRFRQNLLGKRVDYSGRSVIAVGPELKMYQCGLPRDMAIVLFKPFIIAELLRDAKENNSNLTYKMAEKMIDQRDERVWDYLEVVIKERPVLLNRAPTLHRLGIQAFEPKLVKGKAIRLHPLVTPAFNADFDGDQMAVHVPITPEAVAEARYLMLGSKNILGPKDGKPIVTPTQDMVLGNYYLTFESKGKIGEGNIYRNFDDAVLAYDNKQLHLHAIIAIPVNAMDDKIKVNDSKNKVLITTVGKLIFNKIFPVDFPYFNEPTAENLDYLDDRHIILITEDIRKFIASRETISPFKKSSLSNIITNFFKKYGTQKTAEMLDNMKNLGFKFSTISGVTISAQDMQAYDGKKEYFVEADKYIAQVQEFYRLGMITEREKHKLIVEKWSDVKDLIQKKLEIVLKQDINNPITIMTDSGARSNLSNFTQLVGMRGLMNNPKGDVIELPIRSSFIEGIKVLEFYITTHGARKGMADMALKTADSGYLTRRLVDVAQEIIVTEEDCQSEKGFLISDIVDTKNNNIIVPLRDRAFGRFTKSAVINKNGKEIAPANTLITEDINDKIERNNITQFEIRSVLTCDASKGVCKKCYGLNLATGAIVDIGETVGIVAAQSIGEPGTQLTMRTFHTGGVAGGLDITQGLPRIKELLDNTIPKGAVAIISEIDGTVQEINEENGINIITVVSEHNERKYKTPYNSNIRVKVGSLVKAGQKLTEGAINVKHLLEIAGIKEVQEYILKEVQKVYRLQGIQISDKYIEIIIKQMLNKIQIIDGGDSDLLVGETVTIKEFKDIVGKLLSEDRRPPYGFPIMFGIKKAPLESNSFLSAASFQDTTRVLTKAIIKGKIDTLEGLKENVILGNLIPVGTGLLESEDIIARGKIAYEEEY from the coding sequence ATGTTTAATGATCACAAAAACTTTAAAGAAATTAAAATTAGTTTAGCTTCTCCAGAAGATATTCGTTCTTGGTCGTATGGTGAAGTAACAAAACCAGAAACTATTAATTATAAATCATTAAAACCAGAAAAAGATGGTCTTTTTGATCAACGAATTTTTGGGCCGATTAAAAACTATGAATGTGAATGTGGAAAATATAAAAAAGAAAATAATCGTGGTAAAATCTGTGAACGCTGTGGGGTGCAATTAACAGAATCAATTGTTAGAAGAAAAAGAATGGGACATATTGAATTAGAAGATCCCGTATCACACATTTGAATGTTAAAAGCGTCACCTTCCCAAATTGCTTTGGCATTAAATATGCGTACTAAGGATTTAGAGGAAGTGATTTATTTTGTTTCTTATATTGTTTTAGATGCGGGTGATGCTAAAAATTTAAGGGATAAAATGGTTTTAGATTTAGGTAATGCTAAAACTTCACAAGAAACTCGTGAACGATTAATTAAAACTTTAGAAAATATTAAAAAAGATTTAACTGTGGAATCCATTGCTTTTGAAAGAGCACAAGGAATGATTGAAGATTTAAAAACTACTAATATTCCTTTTTCAATGGATGAATGTGCTCAATTTATTAATAGATATACTAATGCTAAATTTGGTATTGGTGCTGAGGCAATTGAACATTTACTTAAAAATTTAGATTTGAAAGAAGAAATTAAGAAAATTAAAAGAAAAATTCAAGGTAAAAAATCCCAAACGGATAAATTGAAATTAATGCGTTCTTTGAAAACTTTAAATGATTTTTTGCGTTCAGGAAATAAACCTGAGTGAATGATTTTACATGCTATTCCAGTGTTACCACCAGATATTAGACCAATTATTCAATTAGATGGGGGCAGATTTACCGCTTCAGAATTGAATGATTTATATCGTAAGATTATTATTAGAAATGAACGATTAAAGCGCGTTAAACAAATGGGAGCTCCTTCAATTATTATTAATAATGAAAAAAGAATGTTACAAGAAGCCGTTGATGCCTTAATTGATAATGATCGCAAAGCGCGCCCTGTAACCGGAAGAGATAAGCGACCGCTAAAATCATTAACAGCAATTTTAAAAGGAAAACAAGGGCGTTTTCGTCAAAACTTGTTAGGAAAACGAGTTGATTATTCTGGAAGAAGTGTTATTGCTGTTGGTCCAGAATTAAAAATGTATCAGTGTGGTTTACCACGCGATATGGCAATTGTTCTTTTTAAACCATTTATTATTGCTGAATTATTAAGAGATGCTAAAGAAAATAATAGTAATTTAACTTATAAGATGGCAGAAAAGATGATTGATCAACGCGATGAACGCGTATGAGATTATTTAGAAGTAGTTATTAAAGAGCGTCCAGTATTATTAAATCGAGCACCAACACTGCATCGTTTAGGAATTCAAGCTTTTGAACCGAAGTTAGTAAAAGGGAAAGCAATTCGTTTGCATCCATTAGTAACACCAGCATTTAATGCTGATTTTGATGGTGACCAAATGGCAGTTCATGTGCCGATAACACCAGAAGCTGTTGCTGAAGCGCGATATTTAATGTTAGGTTCAAAAAATATTTTAGGACCGAAAGATGGAAAACCAATTGTAACGCCAACTCAGGATATGGTTTTAGGAAATTATTACTTAACTTTTGAAAGTAAAGGTAAAATTGGTGAAGGAAATATTTATCGGAATTTTGATGATGCTGTTTTAGCTTATGATAATAAACAATTACATTTACATGCGATAATTGCTATTCCGGTTAATGCTATGGATGATAAGATTAAGGTTAATGATAGTAAAAATAAGGTATTAATAACAACGGTTGGAAAGTTAATTTTTAATAAAATTTTTCCTGTTGATTTTCCTTATTTTAATGAACCAACAGCAGAAAATCTTGATTATTTAGATGACCGTCATATTATTTTAATTACTGAAGATATCCGAAAATTTATTGCATCACGAGAAACAATTTCTCCATTTAAGAAAAGTAGTTTATCAAATATTATTACTAATTTTTTTAAGAAATATGGAACACAAAAAACTGCTGAAATGTTAGATAATATGAAAAATTTAGGATTTAAATTTTCAACAATTTCTGGTGTTACGATTTCGGCACAAGATATGCAAGCATATGATGGTAAAAAGGAATACTTTGTTGAAGCTGATAAATATATTGCTCAAGTTCAAGAATTTTATCGTTTAGGAATGATAACTGAACGCGAAAAACATAAATTAATTGTTGAAAAATGATCGGATGTTAAGGATTTAATTCAAAAGAAATTAGAAATAGTGTTAAAGCAAGATATTAATAATCCGATTACGATTATGACTGATTCGGGTGCGCGGAGTAATCTTTCTAACTTTACACAGTTAGTAGGGATGCGAGGATTAATGAATAATCCTAAGGGAGACGTTATTGAATTACCGATTCGTTCTTCTTTTATAGAAGGAATAAAGGTTCTTGAGTTCTATATAACTACGCATGGGGCGAGAAAAGGAATGGCTGATATGGCTTTAAAAACAGCTGATTCTGGTTATTTAACAAGAAGGTTAGTAGATGTTGCTCAAGAAATTATTGTTACTGAAGAAGATTGTCAATCAGAAAAAGGATTCTTAATTAGTGATATTGTAGATACGAAAAATAATAATATTATTGTGCCCTTACGGGACCGTGCTTTTGGACGATTTACAAAGTCAGCGGTAATTAACAAAAATGGTAAGGAAATTGCTCCTGCTAATACTTTAATTACTGAAGATATTAATGATAAAATTGAAAGAAATAATATTACGCAATTTGAAATTCGTTCCGTTTTAACTTGTGATGCTTCAAAGGGCGTATGTAAAAAATGTTATGGACTTAATTTAGCAACGGGTGCAATTGTTGATATTGGTGAAACTGTTGGGATTGTTGCAGCCCAATCAATTGGTGAACCAGGGACACAATTAACTATGCGAACTTTCCATACAGGTGGTGTTGCTGGTGGTTTAGATATTACTCAGGGGTTACCAAGAATTAAAGAGTTATTAGATAATACGATTCCTAAGGGAGCAGTTGCCATTATTTCTGAAATTGATGGTACAGTTCAAGAAATAAATGAAGAAAATGGTATTAATATTATTACTGTTGTATCTGAACATAATGAAAGAAAATATAAAACTCCTTATAACTCCAATATTCGTGTTAAAGTTGGTTCGCTAGTTAAAGCTGGTCAAAAATTAACTGAAGGAGCAATTAATGTTAAACATTTATTAGAAATTGCTGGAATTAAAGAAGTTCAAGAATATATTTTAAAAGAAGTTCAAAAAGTGTATCGTTTGCAAGGAATTCAAATTTCTGATAAATATATTGAAATTATTATTAAACAAATGTTAAATAAAATTCAAATTATTGATGGTGGCGATAGTGACTTATTAGTTGGGGAAACAGTTACGATTAAAGAATTTAAAGATATTGTTGGTAAGTTATTATCAGAAGATCGTCGTCCGCCTTATGGATTTCCAATTATGTTTGGTATTAAAAAAGCACCATTGGAATCGAATTCTTTCTTATCGGCAGCATCATTTCAAGATACTACACGCGTATTAACGAAAGCAATTATTAAAGGTAAAATTGATACTTTAGAAGGATTAAAAGAAAATGTTATTTTAGGTAATTTAATTCCTGTGGGGACAGGATTATTAGAATCCGAAGATATCATTGCTAGAGGAAAAATTGCTTATGAAGAAGAATATTAA